From Triticum urartu cultivar G1812 chromosome 2, Tu2.1, whole genome shotgun sequence, a single genomic window includes:
- the LOC125533912 gene encoding uncharacterized protein LOC125533912, with amino-acid sequence MKQSCLCEVCEEPEVRASTHMARKHIISFYTICGGEQVLPGQCGPVNSPPPPATLQQPPPSSSHRGRRISVSTLLPSLLGGFLGLLAIAYGVYRLVQWAKLQGFLGGVAPPPGPAGSQLQEQQLQQMRDAAASAAEERLERGAAAARVAV; translated from the exons ATGAAGCAGAGCTGTTTGTGCGAAGTTTGCGAGGAGCCGGAAGTTCGAGCGAGCACACATATGGCGCGAAAACACATTATCTCTTTCTACACCATATGCGGTGGAGAGCAGGTGCTTCCTGGCCAGTGTGGACCGGTTAACTCCCCTCCTCCTCCTGCGACGCTCCAGCAGCCACCACCATCTTCATCGCATCGTGGCCGCCGCATATCTGTGTCAACGCTGTTGCCTTCATTGTTAGGCGGCTTTCTTGGTTTACTGGCCATTGCGTATGGAGTATACAGGCtagtgcaatgggccaagctgcAGG GTTTTCTTGGAGGTGTTGCTCCACCTCCAGGACCAGCCGGGTCCCAGCTCCAGGAGCAGCAGCTGCAGCAGATGAGGGACGCCGCCGCATCCGCAGCAGAGGAACGGCTCGAAAGAGGAGCAGCAGCTGCCCGGGTTGCCGTCTAG